In Streptomyces sp. NBC_00704, a genomic segment contains:
- a CDS encoding RecB family exonuclease: MESSSEDVVQVGGGGVVEGPAAVAADEVAAAPEVVEQVAAVEPEAVAPVAVAVASESAEPVAVAPASLSPSRAGDFMQCPLLYRFRVIDRLPEKPSPAATRGTLVHAVLERLFDAPAAERTAPRAKSLIPGQWDRLRESRPEVVELFADDPEGERLAGWLAEAERLVERWFTLEDPTRLEPAERELFVETELESGLRLRGIIDRVDVAPSGEVRIVDYKTGKAPRPEYAEGALFQMKFYALVVWRLKNVVPRRLQLVYLGSGDVLTYDPVLADLERVERKLLALWEAIRLATRTGEWRPRPTKLCGWCDHQAHCPEFGGTPPPYPLAVASPAAEPVRAAESEGGAQGRMGPG; the protein is encoded by the coding sequence ATGGAGAGCAGCAGCGAGGACGTCGTCCAGGTGGGCGGCGGCGGTGTCGTGGAGGGCCCGGCGGCCGTGGCGGCGGATGAGGTCGCGGCCGCGCCGGAGGTGGTGGAGCAGGTGGCGGCGGTGGAGCCGGAGGCAGTGGCGCCGGTCGCGGTGGCGGTGGCGTCTGAGTCGGCGGAGCCGGTGGCGGTGGCGCCCGCTTCGCTGTCGCCGTCGCGTGCCGGTGATTTCATGCAGTGCCCGCTGCTGTACCGGTTCCGGGTGATCGACCGGCTGCCGGAGAAGCCGAGTCCGGCGGCGACGCGGGGGACGCTGGTGCACGCGGTGCTTGAGCGGCTGTTCGACGCTCCGGCGGCCGAGCGGACGGCACCGCGGGCGAAGTCGCTGATCCCGGGGCAGTGGGACCGGTTGCGCGAGAGCCGTCCGGAGGTGGTGGAGCTGTTCGCCGACGATCCGGAGGGCGAGCGGCTGGCGGGGTGGCTGGCGGAGGCGGAGCGGCTGGTGGAGCGCTGGTTCACGCTGGAGGATCCGACGCGGTTGGAGCCTGCCGAACGGGAGCTGTTCGTGGAGACGGAGCTGGAGTCGGGGCTGCGGCTGCGCGGGATCATCGACCGGGTCGACGTGGCGCCGTCGGGTGAGGTGCGGATCGTCGACTACAAGACGGGCAAGGCGCCGCGGCCGGAGTACGCGGAGGGCGCCCTGTTCCAGATGAAGTTCTACGCGCTGGTGGTGTGGCGGCTGAAGAACGTGGTGCCGCGGCGGCTTCAGCTGGTGTACCTGGGCAGTGGGGACGTCCTGACGTACGACCCGGTGCTTGCGGATCTGGAGCGGGTGGAGCGCAAGCTGCTCGCGTTGTGGGAGGCGATCCGGCTGGCGACGCGGACGGGTGAGTGGCGGCCCCGGCCGACGAAGTTGTGCGGTTGGTGTGATCACCAGGCGCACTGTCCGGAGTTCGGGGGCACTCCCCCGCCGTATCCGCTGGCGGTGGCGTCGCCGGCGGCGGAGCCGGTGAGGGCGGCCGAGTCGGAGGGTGGGGCGCAGGGCAGAATGGGGCCGGGCTAG
- a CDS encoding HAD family hydrolase yields the protein MTSTVPAPVTRTAQGSALQAVLLDMDGTLVDTEGFWWDVEVEVFARLGHPLDDSWRHVVVGGPMSRSAGFLIDATGADVTLDELAVLLNEGFEDRITRALPLMPGATRLLAELAEHEVPTALVSASHRRIIDRVLTALGAENFRLTVAGDEVPRTKPHPDPYLFAAARLGVDPARCAVVEDTATGVASAEAAGCHVVAVPSVAPIAPAPRRTVVSSLEQVDLTFLRGLMLLR from the coding sequence ATGACCAGCACGGTTCCCGCGCCCGTCACCCGCACGGCCCAGGGCTCGGCCCTGCAAGCCGTGCTTCTCGACATGGACGGCACTCTGGTGGACACCGAGGGCTTCTGGTGGGACGTCGAGGTCGAGGTCTTCGCCCGCCTCGGCCACCCCCTCGACGACTCCTGGCGCCATGTCGTGGTCGGCGGCCCCATGAGCCGCAGCGCCGGGTTCCTGATCGACGCGACCGGAGCCGACGTCACCCTCGACGAACTCGCCGTCCTGCTCAACGAGGGCTTCGAGGACCGCATCACCCGCGCCCTGCCCCTGATGCCGGGCGCCACCCGGCTGCTGGCGGAACTCGCCGAGCACGAGGTGCCCACCGCCCTCGTCTCCGCCTCGCACCGGCGCATCATCGACCGCGTCCTCACCGCGCTCGGCGCCGAGAACTTCCGGCTCACCGTGGCCGGCGACGAGGTCCCGCGCACCAAGCCCCACCCGGACCCCTACCTGTTCGCCGCAGCGCGTCTGGGCGTGGACCCCGCCCGCTGCGCCGTCGTCGAGGACACGGCCACCGGGGTCGCCTCGGCGGAGGCCGCCGGATGCCACGTGGTCGCCGTGCCCTCCGTCGCCCCCATCGCGCCCGCCCCGCGCCGCACCGTCGTCTCCTCCCTGGAGCAGGTCGACCTGACGTTTCTGCGCGGCCTGATGCTGCTCCGATGA
- a CDS encoding site-2 protease family protein has product MVESGGSGRPRPDNEQSAEHPSTPASPATDPRPSPAPADGPPDTPQHPPTPDDDRAPRAEHPDRTPGATTGDDAAPTAQTPHAHPAQPADAADRAEPAAPRPTPPGLPKGPPPARPPEQPRGGLLMGRPFGVPVYVAPSWFLVAALITWVFGGQLDRVLPELGAARYLVSLFFAVAFYASVLIHELAHTVAALRFELPVRRIQLQFFGGVSEIEKEAETPGREFWLAFVGPLLSLALSGLFYLAMQPVERGTVPGVLLAGLMISNLIVAIFNLLPGLPLDGGRMLRAVVWKITGKPMSGTIAAAWVGRALAVSVLIGLPLLTQSGALGSSAEDSVGMDTVTDALLAAILAAIIWTGAGNSLRMARLREHLPELRARTLTRRAVPVETHTPLSEALRRANDAGARALVVVDAHGEPLSLVREAAIVGVPEHRRPWVAVSGLAQDLTDGMRVSAELAGEDLLDVLRATPATEYLVVEETGEIFGVLSAADVERAFVKAMARPN; this is encoded by the coding sequence GTGGTGGAAAGCGGCGGGAGCGGGCGGCCGCGGCCGGACAACGAACAGTCGGCCGAGCACCCCTCCACACCTGCGTCCCCGGCCACCGACCCCCGGCCGAGCCCGGCCCCGGCCGACGGCCCCCCGGACACCCCCCAACACCCGCCGACGCCGGACGACGACCGCGCCCCCCGCGCCGAACACCCCGACCGCACCCCCGGCGCCACCACGGGCGACGACGCGGCCCCCACAGCCCAGACCCCCCACGCACACCCGGCCCAGCCCGCCGACGCAGCCGACCGCGCCGAGCCCGCCGCCCCCCGCCCCACCCCCCCCGGCCTCCCCAAGGGCCCCCCGCCCGCACGCCCCCCGGAGCAGCCCCGCGGCGGCCTCCTCATGGGCCGCCCCTTCGGCGTCCCCGTCTACGTCGCCCCCAGCTGGTTCCTCGTCGCCGCCCTCATCACCTGGGTCTTCGGCGGCCAGCTCGACCGCGTGCTCCCCGAACTCGGCGCCGCCCGCTACCTCGTCTCCCTCTTCTTCGCCGTCGCCTTCTACGCCTCCGTCCTCATCCACGAACTCGCCCACACCGTCGCCGCCCTCCGCTTCGAACTCCCCGTCCGCCGCATCCAGCTCCAGTTCTTCGGCGGCGTCTCCGAGATCGAGAAGGAAGCCGAGACCCCCGGCCGCGAGTTCTGGCTCGCCTTCGTCGGCCCCCTCCTCTCCCTCGCCCTCTCCGGCCTCTTCTACCTCGCCATGCAGCCCGTCGAGCGCGGCACCGTCCCCGGCGTCCTCCTCGCCGGCCTCATGATCTCCAACCTCATCGTCGCGATCTTCAACCTGCTGCCCGGCCTCCCCCTCGACGGCGGCCGCATGCTCCGCGCCGTCGTCTGGAAGATCACCGGCAAACCCATGAGCGGCACCATCGCCGCCGCCTGGGTCGGCCGCGCCCTCGCCGTCTCCGTCCTCATCGGCCTCCCCCTGCTCACCCAGTCCGGCGCCCTCGGCTCCAGCGCCGAGGACAGCGTCGGCATGGACACCGTCACCGACGCCCTCCTGGCCGCCATCCTCGCCGCCATCATCTGGACCGGCGCCGGAAACAGCCTGCGCATGGCCCGCCTGCGCGAACACCTCCCCGAACTGCGCGCCCGCACCCTCACCCGCCGCGCCGTCCCCGTCGAGACCCACACCCCCCTCTCCGAAGCCCTCCGCCGCGCCAACGACGCCGGCGCCCGCGCCCTCGTCGTCGTCGACGCCCACGGCGAACCCCTCTCCCTCGTCCGGGAAGCCGCCATCGTCGGCGTCCCCGAACACCGCCGCCCCTGGGTCGCCGTCAGCGGCCTCGCCCAGGACCTCACCGACGGCATGCGCGTCTCCGCCGAACTCGCAGGCGAAGACCTCCTCGACGTCCTGCGCGCCACCCCCGCCACCGAATACCTCGTCGTCGAGGAAACCGGAGAGATCTTCGGCGTCCTGTCCGCCGCCGACGTCGAGCGCGCCTTCGTCAAAGCCATGGCCCGCCCCAACTGA
- a CDS encoding ferredoxin, with the protein MGVQQEAGVDGEALEVWIDQDLCTGDGICAQYAPEVFELDIDGLAYVKGEQDELLQAKGAVTPVPLPLLVDVVDSARECPGDCIHVRRVADGVEVYGPDAE; encoded by the coding sequence ATGGGCGTGCAGCAGGAGGCCGGTGTCGATGGCGAGGCCCTGGAGGTGTGGATCGATCAGGATCTCTGTACCGGTGACGGGATCTGTGCGCAGTACGCGCCGGAGGTGTTCGAGCTGGACATCGACGGGCTGGCGTATGTGAAGGGTGAGCAGGACGAGCTGTTGCAGGCCAAGGGGGCGGTGACGCCGGTGCCGTTGCCGTTGCTGGTGGACGTGGTGGACTCGGCGCGGGAGTGTCCGGGCGACTGCATTCATGTGCGCCGCGTTGCGGACGGGGTCGAGGTCTACGGTCCGGACGCGGAGTGA
- a CDS encoding ubiquitin-like protein Pup produces MATKDTGGGQQKATHSTEEVEEQAAETQGSEDLKERHEKLSDDVDSVLDEIDDVLEENAEDFVRSFVQKGGE; encoded by the coding sequence ATGGCGACCAAGGACACCGGCGGCGGCCAGCAGAAGGCGACGCACTCCACGGAGGAGGTCGAGGAGCAGGCCGCGGAGACGCAGGGCTCCGAGGACCTCAAGGAGCGCCACGAGAAGCTGAGCGACGACGTCGACTCGGTTCTTGACGAAATTGACGATGTACTCGAGGAAAATGCCGAGGATTTCGTTCGAAGTTTCGTTCAAAAGGGCGGCGAGTAG
- the arc gene encoding proteasome ATPase produces the protein MAAHDDDMNRGIRPGRGSDDPSGQIAYLEQEIAVLRRKLADSPRHTRILEERIVELQTNLAGVSAQNERLANTLREARDQIVALKEEVDRLAQPPAGFGVFLTANEDGTADIFTGGRKLRVNVSPGVELDELRRGQEVMLNEALNVVEAMEYERVGDIVTLKEILEDGERALVLGHTDEERVVRLAEPLLDVTIRPGDALLLEPRSGYVYEIVPKSEVEELVLEEVPDIGYEQIGGLGGQIEMIRDAVELPYLYPDLFKEHELRPPKGVLLYGPPGCGKTLIAKAVANSLAKKVAEVTGQATGKSFFLNIKGPELLNKYVGETERQIRLVFQRAREKASEGTPVIVFFDEMESLFRTRGSGVSSDVENTIVPQLLAEIDGVEGLQNVVVIGASNREDMIDPAILRPGRLDVKIKIERPDAEAAKDIFQKYLTERLPLHSDDVGEHGGDRTTTVQSMIQTAVEHMYAESEENRFLEVTYANGDKEVLYFKDFNSGAMIENIVGRAKKMAIKDFLDKNQKGLRVSHLLQACVDEFKENEDLPNTTNPDDWARISGKKGERIVYIRTLITGKQGADTGRSIDTVANTGQYL, from the coding sequence GTGGCAGCCCACGACGACGACATGAACCGCGGCATCCGCCCGGGACGAGGGTCCGACGACCCGTCCGGGCAGATTGCCTACCTTGAGCAGGAGATCGCCGTCCTGCGACGCAAGCTCGCCGACTCTCCGCGACACACGAGGATTCTCGAAGAGCGGATCGTCGAGCTGCAGACCAATCTGGCCGGCGTGTCCGCCCAGAACGAGCGACTCGCCAACACGCTCCGCGAGGCCCGCGACCAGATCGTGGCCCTCAAGGAAGAAGTCGACCGGCTCGCCCAGCCGCCGGCCGGCTTCGGAGTCTTCCTCACGGCGAACGAGGACGGCACCGCCGACATCTTCACCGGCGGCCGCAAACTCCGCGTGAACGTCAGCCCCGGCGTCGAACTCGACGAACTCCGGCGCGGCCAGGAAGTCATGCTCAACGAAGCGCTCAACGTGGTCGAGGCCATGGAATACGAGCGCGTCGGCGACATCGTCACCCTCAAGGAGATCCTCGAGGACGGCGAACGAGCCCTGGTGCTCGGACACACCGACGAAGAACGAGTGGTCAGGCTCGCCGAGCCCCTGCTGGACGTCACCATCCGGCCCGGCGACGCCCTCCTGCTCGAACCCCGCTCCGGGTACGTCTACGAGATCGTCCCCAAGAGCGAGGTCGAGGAACTCGTCCTCGAAGAGGTCCCCGACATCGGCTACGAGCAGATCGGCGGCCTCGGCGGACAGATCGAGATGATCCGCGACGCCGTCGAGCTGCCCTACCTCTACCCCGACCTCTTCAAGGAGCACGAGCTCCGCCCGCCCAAGGGCGTCCTCCTCTACGGACCCCCCGGATGCGGCAAGACGCTCATCGCCAAGGCCGTCGCCAACTCGCTGGCCAAGAAGGTCGCCGAAGTCACCGGCCAGGCCACCGGCAAGAGCTTCTTCCTCAACATCAAGGGCCCCGAGCTCCTCAACAAGTACGTCGGCGAGACCGAACGCCAGATCCGCCTCGTCTTCCAGCGCGCCCGGGAGAAGGCCTCCGAGGGCACCCCCGTCATCGTCTTCTTCGACGAGATGGAATCCCTCTTCCGCACCCGCGGCTCCGGCGTCAGCTCCGACGTCGAGAACACCATCGTCCCGCAGCTCCTCGCCGAGATCGACGGCGTCGAAGGCCTGCAGAACGTGGTCGTCATCGGCGCCTCCAACCGCGAGGACATGATCGACCCCGCCATCCTGCGCCCCGGCCGCCTCGACGTGAAGATCAAGATCGAGCGCCCGGACGCCGAAGCGGCCAAGGACATCTTCCAGAAGTACCTCACCGAACGCCTCCCCCTGCACTCCGATGACGTGGGCGAACACGGCGGCGACAGGACCACCACCGTCCAGAGCATGATCCAGACGGCAGTGGAACACATGTACGCCGAATCCGAGGAGAACCGCTTCCTGGAGGTCACCTACGCAAACGGCGACAAGGAAGTCCTCTACTTCAAGGACTTCAACTCCGGCGCCATGATCGAGAACATCGTCGGCCGCGCCAAGAAGATGGCCATCAAGGACTTCCTCGACAAGAACCAGAAGGGCCTGCGCGTCTCCCACCTCCTCCAGGCATGCGTGGACGAGTTCAAGGAGAACGAGGACCTCCCCAACACCACCAACCCCGACGACTGGGCCCGCATCTCCGGAAAGAAGGGCGAACGGATCGTCTACATCCGCACCCTCATCACCGGAAAGCAGGGCGCGGACACCGGACGCTCCATCGACACGGTGGCGAACACCGGACAGTACCTGTAA
- a CDS encoding tRNA (adenine-N1)-methyltransferase: protein MSEPTGAARRRGPFKVGDQVQLTDPKGRHYTFTLEAGKNFHTHKGSFPHDELIGSPEGSVVRTTGNVAYLALRPLLPDYVLSMPRGAAVVYPKDAGQILAFADIFAGARVVEAGVGSGSLSSFLLRAIGDQGMLHSYERREDFAEIARQNVERYFGGPHPAWQLTVGDLQDNLSDTDVDRVILDMLAPWECLEAVSKALVPGGILCCYVATTTQLARTVESIREIGSFNEPTAWESMIRNWHVEGLAVRPDHRMIGHTGFLLTARRLADGVEPPMRRRRPAKGAYGDDYSGPNADGGAGR, encoded by the coding sequence ATGTCCGAACCGACCGGTGCCGCCCGCAGGCGCGGGCCCTTCAAGGTCGGGGACCAGGTTCAGCTGACCGACCCCAAGGGCCGCCACTACACGTTCACGCTCGAAGCCGGGAAGAACTTCCACACCCACAAGGGTTCCTTCCCGCACGACGAACTGATCGGCTCACCCGAGGGCAGCGTCGTCCGCACCACCGGGAACGTCGCCTATCTCGCGCTGCGCCCCCTGCTCCCCGACTACGTCCTGTCCATGCCCCGCGGGGCGGCCGTCGTCTACCCCAAGGACGCGGGGCAGATCCTCGCCTTCGCCGACATCTTCGCCGGCGCACGCGTCGTCGAAGCCGGCGTCGGCTCCGGCTCCCTCAGCAGCTTCCTGCTGCGCGCCATCGGCGACCAGGGCATGCTGCACTCCTACGAGCGCCGCGAGGACTTCGCCGAGATCGCCCGGCAGAACGTGGAGCGCTACTTCGGCGGCCCGCACCCCGCCTGGCAGCTCACCGTCGGCGACCTCCAGGACAACCTGAGCGACACCGACGTCGACCGCGTCATCCTCGACATGCTCGCCCCCTGGGAATGCCTCGAAGCCGTCTCCAAGGCACTCGTCCCCGGCGGCATCCTGTGCTGCTACGTCGCCACCACCACCCAGCTCGCCCGGACCGTCGAGTCCATCCGCGAGATCGGCTCCTTCAACGAGCCCACCGCCTGGGAGTCGATGATCCGCAACTGGCACGTCGAAGGCCTCGCCGTCCGCCCGGACCACCGCATGATCGGCCACACCGGCTTCCTGCTCACCGCCCGCCGCCTCGCCGACGGCGTGGAGCCCCCCATGCGCCGCCGCCGCCCCGCCAAGGGCGCCTACGGCGACGACTACTCCGGCCCCAACGCCGACGGAGGCGCCGGCCGCTGA
- the dop gene encoding depupylase/deamidase Dop: MTVRRVMGIETEYGISVPGHPNANAMLTSSQIVNAYAAAMHRARRARWDFEEENPLRDARGFDLARETADSSQLTDEDIGLANVILTNGARLYVDHAHPEYSAPEVTNPRDAVLWDKAGERIMAEAAERAAALPGAQPIHLYKNNTDNKGASYGTHENYLMKRETAFSDIVRHLTPFFVSRQVFAGAGRVGIGQDGHEHGFQLSQRADYFEVEVGLETTLKRPIINTRDEPHADAEKYRRLHVIIGDANLSEISTYLKLGTTALVLSMIEDGFIAVDLAVDQPVRTLHQVSHDPGLKRLVTLRSGRTLTAVQLQMEYYELSRKYVEERFGADADDQTKDVLARWEDTLTRLENDPMSLAGELDWVAKREVMEGYRRRDDLDWDAARLHLVDLQYADVRAEKGIYNRLVARGRIKRLLDESEVDRAVSKPPEDTRAYFRGRCLEQYADDVAAASWDSVIFDLPGRDSLQRVPTLEPLRGTRNHVKELLDRCRTAEDLVRVLSGS; the protein is encoded by the coding sequence ATGACCGTACGGCGAGTAATGGGCATCGAGACGGAGTACGGCATCTCCGTCCCCGGCCACCCCAACGCCAATGCCATGCTCACCTCGTCCCAGATCGTCAACGCCTACGCGGCGGCGATGCACCGGGCCCGCCGGGCCCGCTGGGACTTCGAGGAGGAGAACCCGCTGCGGGACGCGCGTGGCTTCGACCTCGCCCGCGAGACCGCCGACTCCAGCCAGCTCACCGACGAGGACATCGGCCTCGCCAACGTCATCCTCACCAACGGCGCACGCCTCTACGTCGACCACGCACACCCCGAATACAGCGCCCCCGAGGTCACCAACCCCCGCGACGCCGTCCTGTGGGACAAGGCCGGCGAACGCATCATGGCCGAGGCCGCCGAACGGGCCGCCGCGCTCCCCGGCGCCCAGCCCATCCACCTCTACAAGAACAACACCGACAACAAGGGCGCCTCCTACGGCACCCACGAGAACTACCTGATGAAGCGGGAGACCGCCTTCTCGGACATCGTGCGCCACCTGACGCCCTTCTTCGTCTCCCGCCAGGTCTTCGCCGGCGCGGGCCGCGTGGGCATCGGCCAGGACGGCCACGAACACGGCTTCCAGCTCAGCCAGCGCGCCGACTACTTCGAGGTCGAGGTCGGCCTCGAGACGACGCTGAAACGCCCCATCATCAACACCCGCGACGAACCGCACGCCGACGCCGAGAAGTACCGCCGCCTCCACGTGATCATCGGCGACGCCAACCTCTCCGAGATCAGCACCTACCTCAAGCTCGGCACCACGGCCCTCGTCCTGTCGATGATCGAGGACGGCTTCATCGCCGTCGACCTCGCCGTCGACCAGCCCGTCCGCACCCTCCACCAGGTCTCCCACGACCCCGGCCTCAAGCGCCTGGTCACCCTCCGCAGCGGTCGCACACTCACCGCCGTCCAGCTGCAGATGGAGTACTACGAGCTGTCGCGCAAATACGTCGAGGAACGCTTCGGCGCGGACGCCGACGACCAGACCAAGGACGTCCTCGCCCGCTGGGAGGACACCCTCACGCGCCTCGAGAACGACCCCATGAGCCTCGCCGGCGAACTGGACTGGGTCGCCAAACGCGAGGTCATGGAGGGCTACCGGCGCCGCGACGACCTCGACTGGGACGCCGCCCGCCTCCACCTCGTCGACCTCCAGTACGCCGACGTCAGGGCCGAGAAGGGCATCTACAACCGCCTCGTGGCCCGCGGCCGCATCAAACGCCTCCTGGACGAGTCCGAGGTCGACAGGGCCGTCTCCAAGCCCCCGGAGGACACCCGCGCGTACTTCCGCGGCCGCTGCCTGGAGCAGTACGCCGACGACGTCGCCGCGGCCTCCTGGGACTCCGTGATCTTCGACCTGCCCGGCCGGGACTCGCTCCAGCGCGTCCCAACCCTGGAACCCCTTCGCGGAACGCGAAATCACGTCAAGGAGCTCCTGGACCGCTGCCGCACCGCGGAAGACCTGGTCAGGGTCCTGTCGGGCAGCTGA
- a CDS encoding ABC transporter substrate-binding protein: MNRKTLVLPAVVGLLAPALAACGGTDGGSGSGDAIVVGTTDRFTATKDAPAPLDPAYSYDVGTWNILRQTVQTLMIQPKGEGEPVPEAAESCGFTDTGNERYSCKLRSGLKFANGDDVTAKDVKFSIERARSIKADSGVFALLSTIDTIETQGDNEVIFHLKTADATFPFKLSTPVAGIVNPADYDKNKLRDGFDVDGSGPYTLKAETDGDQMTKAVFTKNPHYKGTLTVNNDNVDMVSFKDAEAMGTALQKGDIDLMTRTMSPEQIRKLSESSASGDIDLVELNGLEIRYLAFDTTDPAVKSKAVRQAMAQIIDRSQLVSAVYGSQAEPLYSLVPASVTGHSNSFFNTYGDPNVGKAKSMLADADITTPVKLTLNYTTDHYGPATKQEFQTLQKQLNDSGLFDVTIKGTEWDSFIPAERKGEYAVYGMGWFPDFPDADNFVAPFLDKDNFLKSPYSNSDIINKLIPASRREADRLSAGKSLTEAQDIVAKDVPILPLWQGKQYVAANNDVTGTAYVLNSSATLQLWELGRGSSS, from the coding sequence ATGAACCGTAAGACTTTGGTGCTGCCGGCCGTGGTCGGTCTGCTCGCGCCCGCACTCGCGGCCTGCGGCGGAACCGACGGCGGGAGCGGCAGCGGCGACGCCATCGTCGTCGGCACCACCGACCGGTTCACGGCCACGAAGGACGCCCCGGCCCCGCTCGACCCGGCGTACTCCTACGACGTCGGCACCTGGAACATCCTGCGCCAGACCGTGCAGACGCTGATGATCCAGCCCAAGGGCGAGGGCGAGCCCGTCCCCGAGGCGGCCGAGAGCTGCGGCTTCACCGACACCGGCAACGAGCGCTACTCCTGCAAGCTGCGCAGCGGCCTGAAGTTCGCCAACGGCGACGACGTGACCGCCAAGGACGTCAAGTTCTCCATCGAGCGCGCCCGCTCCATCAAGGCCGACTCCGGCGTCTTCGCCCTGCTGTCCACGATCGACACCATCGAAACGCAGGGCGACAACGAAGTCATCTTCCATCTCAAGACCGCGGACGCGACGTTCCCCTTCAAGCTGTCGACCCCGGTCGCCGGCATCGTCAACCCCGCCGACTACGACAAGAACAAACTGCGCGACGGTTTCGACGTCGACGGATCCGGCCCCTACACCCTCAAGGCCGAGACCGACGGCGACCAGATGACCAAGGCCGTGTTCACCAAGAACCCCCACTACAAGGGGACCCTGACGGTGAACAACGACAACGTCGACATGGTGTCCTTCAAGGACGCCGAGGCCATGGGCACCGCCCTGCAAAAGGGCGACATCGACCTCATGACCCGCACCATGTCGCCGGAGCAGATCCGCAAGCTCTCCGAGTCCTCCGCGAGCGGCGACATCGACCTCGTCGAACTCAACGGCCTCGAGATCCGCTACCTCGCCTTCGACACCACGGACCCCGCGGTCAAGTCCAAGGCCGTGCGCCAGGCGATGGCCCAGATCATCGACCGCAGCCAGCTCGTCTCCGCCGTGTACGGCTCCCAGGCCGAGCCCCTCTACTCGCTCGTCCCGGCCAGCGTCACCGGCCACTCCAACTCGTTCTTCAACACCTACGGCGACCCGAACGTCGGCAAGGCCAAGTCCATGCTGGCCGACGCCGACATCACCACCCCGGTGAAGCTGACGCTGAACTACACGACCGACCACTACGGTCCTGCCACCAAGCAGGAGTTCCAGACCCTGCAGAAGCAGCTCAACGACAGCGGCCTGTTCGACGTCACCATCAAGGGCACCGAGTGGGACTCCTTCATCCCGGCCGAACGCAAGGGTGAGTACGCCGTCTACGGCATGGGCTGGTTCCCCGACTTCCCCGACGCCGACAACTTCGTCGCGCCCTTCCTGGACAAGGACAACTTCCTCAAGTCCCCCTACTCCAACAGCGACATCATCAACAAGCTGATCCCGGCCTCCCGCCGTGAGGCCGACCGCCTCAGCGCCGGCAAGAGCCTGACCGAGGCCCAGGACATCGTCGCCAAGGACGTCCCGATCCTCCCGCTGTGGCAGGGCAAGCAGTACGTCGCCGCCAACAACGACGTCACCGGCACGGCCTACGTGCTCAACTCCTCCGCCACCCTGCAACTGTGGGAGCTCGGCCGCGGCTCCAGCAGCTGA
- a CDS encoding response regulator yields the protein MAIRVLLVDDQPLLRTGFRMILEAEQDIAVVGEAGDGLQALDQVRALQPDVVLMDIRMPRMDGVEATRQITGPGRDGPAKVLVLTTFDLDEYVVEALRAGASGFLLKDAPAVELVQAIRVVAAGEAMLAPSITRRLLDKYATHLPSGDEPVPDTLHTLTDREVEVLKLVARGLSNAEIAADLFVSETTVKTHVGHVLTKLGLRDRVQAAVYAYESGLVRPGAQ from the coding sequence GTGGCCATCCGCGTCCTACTGGTCGACGACCAGCCGCTGCTGCGCACGGGCTTTCGGATGATTCTGGAGGCCGAGCAGGACATCGCGGTCGTCGGTGAGGCCGGAGACGGCCTGCAGGCTCTGGACCAGGTGCGGGCGTTGCAGCCCGATGTGGTGCTGATGGACATTCGCATGCCGCGGATGGACGGGGTGGAGGCGACCCGTCAGATCACCGGGCCCGGGCGGGACGGGCCGGCGAAGGTGCTGGTGCTGACGACGTTCGATCTCGACGAGTACGTGGTGGAGGCGTTGCGGGCGGGGGCGAGCGGGTTCCTGCTGAAGGACGCGCCGGCGGTCGAACTGGTGCAGGCGATCCGGGTGGTGGCCGCGGGTGAGGCCATGCTGGCGCCGAGCATCACGCGCCGGCTGCTGGACAAGTACGCCACGCATCTGCCGTCGGGCGACGAGCCGGTGCCGGACACGCTGCACACGCTCACCGACCGTGAGGTGGAGGTGCTGAAGCTGGTGGCCCGGGGGCTGTCGAACGCGGAGATCGCGGCGGATCTGTTCGTCAGCGAGACGACGGTGAAGACGCATGTCGGGCATGTGCTGACGAAGCTGGGGCTGCGCGACCGGGTGCAGGCGGCGGTGTACGCGTACGAGAGCGGTCTGGTGCGTCCGGGCGCCCAGTAG